In Segatella copri, the genomic window CACGGTTGCGAGATTGCAAGGAAGATATTATGCCATTAGCTAACTTCTTCCTGAAACTATATGATAGGCATACGGACAAAGAAATAAAATGTATCAGTAAGGAAGCGCAAAGGGCACTTGTAAGCCATACATGGCCAGGCAATGTGCGTGAGTTGAAATCATGTATCATGCGAGCTATGCTGTTATGCGAGAATGAGATAATAGATGTCGAGGACTTGCAGTTGTCACAATCGGCATTGACAGAAGAGGCTTTGGACTTTGATGAACAAGAACGCAAGATCAATCGAGAGCGTATCTTGTGGGCTTTGAAGCAATGCAATGGCATCAAGCGTGATGCGGCAAAAATGTTGGAAATGAGCCATACTACATTCTATGCCCGTATGAAAGAGTATGGTATTCCAACTAACAAGTTGTAACGGTATAAGAACCGTGTAAGGAAGATTGGACGAGTGTCCGGTTTTCCTTACACTATTTCTGCTTGCAATTTCCTTGTGAAAATCTTATTCTCTTGATAAAGTTGCTGATTATCAGGAAATATCATCATCCTATTGTTTAGTCTGTCTTGGAATGGCATAGGTGTTGGACTAATAAATGGTGTGCGCACAGAAACATCAAATTAGTACAAACCCATAAAAGAGACAGCAACATGGAATACAACATATTGATAGAGACTGATTTTTTCAACTTGCTGAATGCAGGTCATAAGAACAAAGGTGGTAACGCTTTGGAGAACTCATACCGTGAGTTTATCAAGGTTGTGGTTGATTTATGCAGCACCAACGTGAAGCAAGCGGTCTTTGCACTGTCATACGCAGAGACCGAGCTTGACTTTCATCTGTCAATGCCCCATATAAAGGATTGTTTGGGAACCGTAGGCTTGTATGTGCGCAAGGCTATTGCATTTGTCCGAAGGATGCAAGAGCATGTGGCAGCAACATATCATCTTCATGTGACCACATCCACTTCAGAAGCCTCTCCGCCAGTATCATCAGAATCAAAGCCATTAGTAAAATGGACTGGCAATGCCGTTGACCTTGTAGAAATGGTATATGGCATCTGCGTAATGGGAAGCGTGAACGATGGCGATGTGAAGTTCAAGGACTTGGCGCAAGCCATGTACCAGTTCTTTGGTATCAAAGCCAAGGACTGCTATCGTTTCTATACCGACATCAGAAGACGCAAGAACCATAGCCGTACTTACTTCCTTGACAGAATGCAGGAGAAGTTGAACGACAAAATGCGAAAGGATGATGAATTGGAAAGAATGAGACGATAAAAAACGATAAATCCCATATATGTATGCAGGGGCGAGTAACTGAAAAGGACAATTCCTAAAAGTTACTCGCCTTATTGTTTATTTCTGTATGAGATGCTTTAAGCTCTCGTCACCAGTGATGCGCTCCAGCTCGTCCTTGACAATCAGCTTGACATCTTCCTTGATTTGGTTGTAGTTGTCCTGAATGGCTTGCTTCATGCAGTCGTTGCCATCCGCATCCTTGAAGTCGTTGATGATGGGGATAGGCTGATAATGGCTTTCCTCTCGCTTTACCTTGTCGGTGTCAACGACAATCTCGGCATGGAAGATCTTCTGCTCTATGCGCTCGGTGAAGTTGTCGGAAACAGAGCCGACAAACATACCTTGGGTAAGACCACTAATCTTGCTTGGCGGAATGAGACTGTCCATTTGGGTATTGATGGACGTAGAGACATCCTGTCGGTTGATGGAAATGGACTG contains:
- a CDS encoding RteC domain-containing protein; amino-acid sequence: MEYNILIETDFFNLLNAGHKNKGGNALENSYREFIKVVVDLCSTNVKQAVFALSYAETELDFHLSMPHIKDCLGTVGLYVRKAIAFVRRMQEHVAATYHLHVTTSTSEASPPVSSESKPLVKWTGNAVDLVEMVYGICVMGSVNDGDVKFKDLAQAMYQFFGIKAKDCYRFYTDIRRRKNHSRTYFLDRMQEKLNDKMRKDDELERMRR